In the genome of Streptomyces pactum, one region contains:
- a CDS encoding TetR/AcrR family transcriptional regulator: MGRPRKFDETRVLTAIMNVFWQRGYEGTSTRDLADSTGMGLSSLSNAFGDKRQLYLRALRRYYETHTAVQTELLGRPGPVKDRLRDLMAQAIDIDLADPPSSGCLIINASVEMANTDPEVAQEVRRHFTTVEQAVHAALTEGQRSGEITRERDATALTHHVLSSYYGLRVLARVNPDRTALTNVVDTALSQL, from the coding sequence ATGGGGAGGCCCAGGAAATTCGACGAGACCCGCGTCCTCACGGCGATCATGAACGTGTTCTGGCAGCGCGGATACGAGGGCACCTCCACACGCGACCTGGCCGACTCCACCGGCATGGGGCTGTCCAGCCTGTCCAACGCCTTCGGTGACAAACGGCAGCTCTATCTGCGCGCGCTGCGCCGCTACTACGAGACCCACACCGCCGTGCAGACCGAACTGCTGGGGCGGCCGGGCCCGGTCAAGGACCGGTTGCGGGACCTGATGGCCCAGGCGATCGACATCGACCTCGCCGATCCGCCGTCCTCCGGCTGCCTGATCATCAACGCCTCGGTGGAGATGGCCAACACCGATCCCGAGGTGGCGCAGGAGGTGCGGCGCCACTTCACCACCGTCGAACAGGCCGTCCACGCCGCGCTGACCGAAGGACAGCGCAGCGGGGAGATCACCCGGGAGCGGGACGCCACGGCCCTGACCCACCACGTGCTGAGCAGTTACTACGGCCTGCGGGTGCTCGCCCGTGTCAACCCCGACCGCACCGCCCTGACGAACGTGGTGGACACCGCGCTGTCCCAGCTGTGA
- a CDS encoding EamA family transporter — protein sequence MVTLNVAGTEHGPSPRSSSMTAVAGRTFGAIPPTALVLLGIVSVQVGAALAKHLFGEVGSFGTVALRLFFAAAVLMLVWRPSLRMNRRTWTVVLAYGVVLGLMNLCFYLALARIPLGIAVTIEFLGPLGVALAGSRRWLDAFWALLAAAGVVLMMEGRGDLNLAGFLLALAAGACWGLYILLGAALGRHTSEGDGLALGMAVAALMAVPFGVAESGTALLQPWVLLAGLGVALLSSVIPYSLDLEALRRIPPRVFGILMSLEPAMAALIGLVVLQESLHWEQWVAVLCVVAASAGAARGTRAED from the coding sequence GTGGTCACCTTGAATGTCGCCGGAACCGAACACGGCCCGTCCCCCCGGTCCTCCTCCATGACGGCTGTGGCCGGACGTACCTTCGGCGCGATCCCGCCGACGGCGCTGGTCCTGCTCGGCATCGTCAGCGTGCAGGTGGGCGCCGCCCTGGCCAAGCATCTCTTCGGCGAGGTGGGCAGCTTCGGGACGGTCGCGCTGCGGCTGTTCTTCGCCGCGGCGGTGCTCATGCTCGTATGGCGGCCGTCGCTGCGGATGAACCGCCGCACCTGGACGGTGGTGCTCGCCTACGGCGTGGTGCTCGGGCTGATGAACCTGTGCTTCTACCTGGCGCTGGCCCGCATCCCGCTGGGGATCGCGGTGACCATCGAGTTCCTCGGGCCGCTGGGGGTGGCCCTGGCCGGGTCGAGACGGTGGCTGGACGCCTTCTGGGCCCTGCTGGCGGCGGCCGGCGTGGTGCTGATGATGGAGGGGCGTGGCGACCTGAACCTCGCCGGCTTCCTGCTCGCCCTCGCCGCGGGAGCGTGCTGGGGCCTGTACATCCTGCTCGGCGCGGCGCTGGGCCGTCACACCTCGGAGGGCGACGGTCTGGCCCTGGGCATGGCCGTCGCGGCGCTGATGGCGGTGCCGTTCGGCGTGGCCGAAAGCGGCACGGCACTCCTTCAGCCGTGGGTGCTGCTCGCGGGGCTGGGCGTGGCGCTGCTGTCCTCGGTGATCCCGTACTCGCTGGACCTGGAGGCGCTGCGCAGGATTCCGCCACGGGTGTTCGGCATCCTGATGAGCCTGGAACCGGCGATGGCGGCGCTCATCGGCCTGGTGGTGCTCCAGGAGTCGCTGCACTGGGAGCAGTGGGTCGCGGTGCTGTGCGTGGTGGCCGCGTCGGCGGGCGCCGCGCGCGGTACCCGCGCCGAGGACTGA
- a CDS encoding O-acetyl-ADP-ribose deacetylase, producing the protein MTVITVVQGDITDQHADVIVNAANSSLLGGGGVDGAIHRRGGPEILDACRALRASRYGKGLPTGQAVATVAGRLAARWVVHTVGPVWNASGGDPALLASCYRESLRVADDLGARTVAFPAISTGAYGWPLEDAARIAVETVRSTETAVAEVRFVLFDEAAFTVFAERVHAPRPGGAGPVPPGSS; encoded by the coding sequence ATGACCGTCATCACCGTCGTCCAGGGCGACATCACCGATCAGCACGCCGACGTCATCGTCAACGCCGCCAACTCCTCCCTGCTCGGCGGCGGCGGGGTGGACGGCGCCATCCACCGCCGGGGCGGGCCGGAGATCCTGGACGCCTGCCGGGCGCTGCGGGCCTCCCGGTACGGAAAGGGGCTGCCCACCGGGCAGGCGGTGGCCACGGTCGCGGGGCGGCTCGCCGCGCGCTGGGTGGTCCACACCGTGGGCCCGGTCTGGAACGCATCGGGCGGCGACCCGGCGCTTCTCGCCTCCTGCTACCGGGAGTCGCTCCGGGTGGCGGACGACCTGGGGGCGCGAACGGTGGCGTTCCCGGCCATCTCCACCGGTGCCTACGGCTGGCCGCTGGAGGACGCGGCCCGGATCGCCGTGGAGACGGTGCGGAGCACCGAGACCGCGGTGGCGGAGGTCCGGTTCGTCCTGTTCGACGAGGCGGCCTTCACGGTGTTCGCCGAACGCGTGCACGCGCCGCGCCCCGGCGGCGCGGGCCCCGTCCCGCCCGGGTCCTCGTGA
- a CDS encoding polysaccharide lyase family 8 super-sandwich domain-containing protein — MRDLHLARGRLRRELLATLPRGPRAGRPAELPTAVGTWPDIDYTDRDGAAFRPLEHLDRALRLAADGAHRAAALRALDAWRRLGPRSENWWYNEIGAPQAVGDALMLLADGLGARERRRWGHWLAGCAGPVALTGQNLVWAQGIVLRHGLLVADTTLVRSAVAAMSGVLRRTGGEGIQEDLSFHQHGAQLYAGGYGSALAADLARWIHVLHGTRWAFGAPEVAVLTDFLLDGQQWAVHGGGFDFTTMGREVSRAHAHRATAALRRATSGLLAADAPRRAELAAFDARLARAGAVAPDAAAVPSGPVGCRYYPRSDYLVHRRPTWSLSVRMSSTRTVPTESMNGENLRGRHLGDGVAAIRVGDRHQDGYRAVIPVWDWGRLPGVTAEQHPDPAALFPRPNDRHGACADVGGWTDGRHGIAVMRLAGTDRIADGWKAWFCFDDVFVALGTGITAPEAAGPVVTTIDQRLAEGPMTVESGGRPRYVHHGRVGYVPLSGPDTLFATVVRRTGSWAEISTTGSAERLSAEVFSVGFRHGPGPVGASFACLVVPDADRAATAARAASPEVTVLANAPGLQSVRCHRSGVTLTVRHGANGLELGPLSARS, encoded by the coding sequence ATGCGTGATCTCCATCTCGCCCGGGGCCGGCTGCGCCGGGAGCTGCTGGCGACCCTTCCCCGCGGCCCCCGCGCCGGGCGTCCGGCAGAGCTGCCGACGGCGGTGGGCACCTGGCCGGACATCGACTACACCGACCGCGACGGCGCGGCCTTCCGTCCCCTGGAGCATCTGGACCGCGCCCTGCGCCTGGCCGCCGACGGGGCCCACCGGGCCGCCGCGCTCCGGGCCCTGGACGCCTGGCGCCGGCTCGGGCCGCGCAGCGAGAACTGGTGGTACAACGAGATCGGCGCCCCGCAGGCGGTCGGCGACGCACTCATGCTGCTGGCGGACGGGCTCGGCGCGCGCGAGCGCCGGCGGTGGGGCCACTGGCTCGCCGGCTGCGCCGGGCCGGTGGCGCTGACCGGCCAGAACCTGGTCTGGGCCCAGGGGATCGTGTTGCGGCACGGGCTGCTGGTGGCGGACACCACCCTGGTCCGCTCCGCCGTCGCCGCGATGTCGGGCGTGCTGCGTCGGACCGGAGGCGAGGGCATCCAGGAGGACCTGAGTTTCCATCAGCACGGCGCCCAGCTGTACGCCGGCGGGTACGGGTCCGCTCTCGCCGCGGACCTGGCCCGCTGGATCCACGTGCTGCACGGCACCCGGTGGGCCTTCGGCGCACCGGAAGTGGCGGTGCTCACCGACTTCCTGCTGGACGGGCAGCAGTGGGCGGTGCACGGCGGGGGTTTCGACTTCACCACCATGGGGCGCGAGGTCTCCCGCGCCCACGCGCACCGCGCCACCGCCGCGCTGCGCCGCGCGACGAGCGGTCTGCTCGCGGCGGACGCGCCCCGGCGGGCGGAGCTGGCCGCCTTCGACGCGCGGCTGGCCCGGGCCGGGGCCGTGGCGCCGGACGCGGCGGCGGTGCCGTCCGGGCCGGTCGGCTGCCGGTACTACCCGCGCTCGGACTACCTCGTGCACCGGCGGCCCACCTGGTCGCTGTCGGTGCGGATGTCCTCCACCCGCACCGTTCCCACCGAGAGCATGAACGGGGAGAACCTGCGCGGCCGCCACCTGGGCGACGGGGTCGCCGCGATCCGGGTGGGCGACCGTCATCAGGACGGGTACCGGGCCGTCATCCCCGTGTGGGACTGGGGCCGGCTGCCCGGGGTCACCGCCGAACAGCACCCGGACCCGGCGGCGCTGTTCCCCCGGCCGAACGACCGGCACGGTGCCTGCGCGGATGTCGGCGGCTGGACGGACGGCCGGCACGGCATCGCGGTGATGCGCCTGGCGGGGACGGACCGGATCGCGGACGGCTGGAAGGCGTGGTTCTGCTTCGACGACGTGTTCGTCGCTCTGGGCACCGGGATCACGGCACCGGAGGCCGCCGGCCCGGTGGTCACCACGATCGACCAGCGGCTGGCCGAGGGGCCGATGACCGTGGAGTCGGGGGGCCGTCCCCGGTACGTGCACCACGGACGGGTCGGCTACGTACCGCTGTCCGGGCCGGACACACTGTTCGCGACCGTCGTGCGGCGCACCGGCAGTTGGGCGGAGATCTCCACCACGGGCAGCGCCGAGCGGCTGTCGGCGGAGGTGTTCTCCGTCGGATTCCGGCACGGCCCCGGGCCGGTCGGCGCCTCGTTCGCCTGTCTGGTCGTCCCGGACGCCGACCGGGCGGCCACCGCGGCCCGGGCCGCCTCGCCGGAGGTCACCGTGCTGGCGAACGCCCCCGGGCTCCAGTCGGTCCGCTGCCACCGCAGCGGGGTCACCCTCACCGTCCGGCACGGCGCGAACGGCCTGGAGCTCGGCCCCCTGAGCGCGCGGTCCTGA
- a CDS encoding MFS transporter, giving the protein MSSETDEENVRTKGRRMPLAVFVLGLAVFCLNTTEVMVAGLLPSLSGGLDVPVTAAGNLVTVFALGMVFGGPVLTLALMKAPRKPAMVMMMVLFLVGQTIGALATAYWVMVVARVVTALATAAFFGLAASVCANLVPPDRIGSALAIVFGGFMVANVFGLPLATFIDQLMGWRAAFWAVDILVALCLLLVLIAVRRAPAPEGLDVRSELSVFRSGRLWGAFATNALLIGGVFATFAYLSPVLTGLAGFPEGAVPLLFVLYGVGTVIGNLVLGRLADAHTMRTLWLGGAVLTVLLGLYALVATSQVLSLAALFLLGCTGLPLNPAMAARVMSLSNSGALINTMNTATICAGITIGTWLAGAGIDAVGYRAPMGIGALLTLGALATLGIARITDRRTTDTGPCPAAPADRATTACV; this is encoded by the coding sequence ATGTCATCGGAAACGGATGAGGAGAACGTGCGGACGAAGGGCCGGCGGATGCCTCTCGCGGTCTTCGTCCTCGGCCTGGCCGTCTTCTGTCTGAACACGACGGAGGTCATGGTGGCCGGACTGCTCCCGTCGCTCTCGGGCGGTCTCGACGTCCCGGTCACCGCGGCGGGCAACCTGGTCACCGTCTTCGCCCTCGGTATGGTCTTCGGCGGCCCGGTGCTGACGCTCGCGCTCATGAAGGCCCCGCGCAAGCCGGCGATGGTCATGATGATGGTGCTGTTCCTGGTGGGGCAGACCATCGGGGCTCTCGCCACCGCCTACTGGGTCATGGTGGTCGCCCGTGTCGTCACCGCCCTGGCCACCGCGGCCTTCTTCGGGCTGGCCGCCTCCGTGTGCGCCAACCTCGTCCCGCCGGACCGGATCGGCAGTGCGCTGGCCATCGTCTTCGGCGGATTCATGGTGGCCAACGTCTTCGGTCTCCCGCTGGCCACCTTCATCGACCAGCTCATGGGCTGGCGTGCCGCCTTCTGGGCCGTGGACATCCTCGTCGCGCTCTGCCTCCTGCTGGTCCTGATCGCCGTCCGGCGGGCTCCGGCCCCTGAGGGGTTGGACGTGCGCTCGGAGCTGTCGGTCTTCCGCAGCGGCCGGCTCTGGGGCGCCTTCGCCACCAACGCCCTGCTGATCGGCGGCGTGTTCGCCACCTTCGCCTACCTCTCCCCGGTGCTGACCGGATTGGCCGGGTTCCCGGAGGGCGCCGTCCCGCTGCTGTTCGTCCTGTACGGCGTGGGAACCGTCATCGGCAACCTGGTGCTCGGTCGCCTGGCGGACGCGCACACCATGCGCACCCTGTGGCTGGGCGGCGCGGTCCTCACCGTGCTCCTTGGCCTGTACGCGCTGGTCGCGACCAGCCAGGTGCTCTCCCTCGCCGCCCTGTTCCTGCTGGGCTGCACCGGGCTCCCGCTCAACCCCGCCATGGCCGCGCGTGTCATGAGCCTGTCCAACAGTGGGGCTCTGATCAACACCATGAACACCGCGACGATCTGCGCGGGCATCACCATCGGCACCTGGCTCGCGGGCGCCGGCATCGACGCCGTCGGCTACCGCGCCCCGATGGGCATCGGCGCGCTCCTCACCCTGGGCGCACTGGCCACCTTGGGCATCGCCCGGATCACCGACCGGCGCACCACGGACACCGGACCGTGCCCCGCCGCCCCCGCGGACCGCGCGACCACGGCGTGTGTGTGA
- a CDS encoding RidA family protein — MAITLVNPDGLPTVDAYRQVAIGTGSKLVFIAGQVAWDAEGTTVGVGDLAAQTEQCYLNVATALAAAGATFEDVAKLTVYVVGWTPDRMPLLLAGVARAAARLGVGPVPPATLVGVAALDVPEHLVEVEATAILD, encoded by the coding sequence ATGGCCATCACCCTGGTGAACCCCGACGGGTTGCCCACCGTCGACGCCTACCGGCAGGTGGCGATCGGGACCGGCTCGAAGCTGGTCTTCATCGCCGGGCAGGTCGCCTGGGACGCCGAGGGCACCACGGTCGGCGTGGGCGACCTCGCCGCCCAGACCGAGCAGTGCTACCTCAACGTCGCCACCGCCCTGGCCGCGGCCGGCGCCACCTTCGAGGACGTGGCGAAGCTGACCGTCTACGTGGTCGGCTGGACCCCCGACCGGATGCCCCTGCTCCTGGCGGGTGTCGCCCGGGCGGCGGCGAGGCTGGGTGTCGGTCCGGTGCCGCCGGCCACGCTGGTGGGCGTCGCGGCGCTGGACGTCCCCGAGCACCTGGTCGAGGTGGAGGCCACCGCGATCCTGGACTGA
- a CDS encoding alpha/beta fold hydrolase produces MNGRGSPSPTGVPHGAAAPGQLFARVGGRTLSYVAFGGRRGTPVLALHGTFGRGTVFTRLARDLAGRARIVAPDQRGHGLSDRADDYGRDAFVADAAALLRELDLAPAVVLGHSLGGITAYQLAARHPELVSALVVEDVGPLMRRPEIENPVLDVRGWPRTGRTRDELARKIEAAGVPDSGYFMHSAAPDGDHWRLLFDWDDMMEVQEGGVGDWWPDWLASTCPALVLHGGASPLLPAPLAREMTRRRPGTRLVTFPTAGHWIHDDEPDGVARAVSAFLDELD; encoded by the coding sequence GTGAACGGCCGCGGGTCCCCGTCCCCCACGGGTGTTCCCCACGGTGCCGCCGCTCCCGGTCAGCTCTTCGCCCGCGTCGGCGGCCGCACCCTGTCCTACGTCGCCTTCGGCGGCCGCCGCGGCACCCCCGTGCTGGCGCTGCACGGCACCTTCGGCCGGGGCACCGTCTTCACCCGGCTGGCCCGGGACCTCGCCGGCCGGGCCCGGATCGTCGCGCCGGACCAGCGTGGCCACGGCCTGAGCGACCGCGCGGACGACTACGGGCGCGACGCGTTCGTCGCCGACGCCGCGGCCCTGCTGCGCGAGCTGGACCTCGCACCGGCGGTGGTCCTCGGCCACTCCCTCGGCGGCATCACCGCCTACCAACTGGCCGCCCGCCACCCGGAGCTGGTGTCCGCGCTGGTCGTCGAGGACGTCGGTCCCCTGATGCGCCGTCCGGAGATCGAGAACCCCGTCCTGGACGTACGCGGCTGGCCCCGCACCGGCCGCACCCGGGACGAACTGGCGCGGAAGATCGAGGCCGCCGGCGTCCCCGACAGCGGCTACTTCATGCACAGCGCCGCCCCGGACGGCGACCACTGGCGACTGCTGTTCGACTGGGACGACATGATGGAGGTCCAGGAAGGCGGCGTCGGCGACTGGTGGCCGGACTGGCTGGCCTCCACCTGCCCGGCCCTGGTCCTGCACGGCGGCGCCAGTCCCCTGCTGCCGGCCCCGCTGGCCCGGGAGATGACCCGGCGCCGGCCCGGTACCCGGCTCGTCACCTTCCCCACGGCCGGCCACTGGATCCACGACGACGAGCCGGACGGCGTCGCCCGGGCCGTGTCCGCGTTCCTCGACGAACTCGACTGA
- a CDS encoding GNAT family N-acetyltransferase yields the protein MSVRMFRRGDRDQLTDLVNGHAAAVVPGVSASVNTVVTSMERRPEEFVTDPWVGERVTLVAEEYGRIAAAAHLLCYRTDREVGEELRGTGAVEWFLFRPGAEEPAGTLMTACLAHLERRRVRARYAGGELPVPGVCGVPDQWPHIRAAYERAGFRHTGHVEIVLLARVADLPAPSGVHPEEIRRTVGGIGTLLTAHRDGDPVGHLELDTTLDRPERRSRAGGIADICDLDATDDTVLDRLLGHGRDWLEQCGADRLLAYTTPDEADETERLLRRGFRELTRTARGWEHRPA from the coding sequence ATGTCCGTACGCATGTTCCGGCGCGGCGACCGCGACCAGCTCACCGACCTGGTCAACGGGCACGCCGCCGCCGTGGTGCCCGGGGTCTCCGCGTCCGTCAACACCGTGGTGACCAGCATGGAGCGCCGGCCCGAGGAGTTCGTCACCGACCCGTGGGTCGGTGAGCGGGTCACACTCGTCGCCGAGGAGTACGGCCGTATCGCCGCCGCCGCCCACCTGCTGTGCTACCGGACGGACCGTGAGGTCGGTGAGGAACTGCGCGGCACCGGAGCGGTGGAGTGGTTCCTCTTCCGGCCGGGCGCCGAGGAGCCGGCCGGCACCCTGATGACCGCGTGCCTGGCGCACCTGGAACGCCGCCGGGTACGGGCCCGGTACGCGGGAGGGGAACTCCCGGTGCCCGGCGTCTGCGGCGTCCCCGACCAGTGGCCGCACATCCGGGCCGCCTACGAGCGGGCCGGGTTCCGGCACACCGGGCACGTCGAGATCGTGCTGCTGGCCCGGGTCGCCGACCTGCCGGCCCCGTCCGGTGTCCACCCCGAGGAGATCCGGCGGACGGTCGGTGGCATCGGGACCCTGCTGACCGCCCACCGGGACGGCGACCCGGTGGGCCACCTGGAGCTGGACACCACCCTGGACCGGCCGGAACGCCGGTCCCGTGCCGGGGGGATCGCCGACATCTGCGACCTCGACGCCACCGACGACACCGTGCTGGACCGTCTGCTCGGCCACGGCCGCGACTGGCTTGAGCAATGCGGGGCGGACCGGCTGCTCGCCTACACCACGCCCGACGAGGCGGATGAGACCGAGCGGCTGCTCCGGCGCGGGTTCCGCGAACTCACCCGGACCGCCCGGGGCTGGGAGCACCGCCCCGCCTGA
- a CDS encoding maleylpyruvate isomerase N-terminal domain-containing protein, which produces MDLFSHSWAALRAAVAGLPGPHFERPSGCAGWLVRDLVCHLVIDAQDVLITLATPADAEPTRNAVTYWNLVEPPTGDDPLDALVVRLAAAYQDPGLLTFHLDDVGSAAGRAASLADPALRVGTQGQVLTVSDYLSAYVLEWTLHHLDLTAHLPDVPGPPAEGLAHSRAMLEEIAQVVFPESFSDADALLVGTGRRAPTAGERAALGEPAARLPFVLG; this is translated from the coding sequence GTGGACCTCTTCTCGCACTCGTGGGCGGCGCTGCGCGCGGCGGTCGCCGGACTTCCCGGGCCGCACTTCGAGAGGCCGTCCGGCTGCGCCGGCTGGCTCGTGCGCGACCTGGTGTGCCACCTGGTCATCGACGCCCAGGACGTCCTGATCACCCTCGCCACCCCCGCCGACGCGGAACCCACCCGGAACGCGGTGACCTACTGGAACCTCGTGGAACCCCCGACCGGCGACGACCCGCTGGACGCGCTGGTGGTCCGCCTCGCCGCCGCGTACCAGGACCCGGGGCTGCTCACGTTCCACCTGGACGACGTGGGTTCCGCCGCCGGGCGCGCCGCCTCCCTCGCCGACCCGGCACTCCGCGTCGGCACCCAGGGGCAGGTCCTGACGGTGAGCGACTACCTGTCCGCGTACGTCCTGGAATGGACGCTGCACCACCTGGACCTGACCGCCCATCTCCCGGACGTCCCGGGGCCACCGGCCGAGGGGCTGGCCCACTCCCGCGCGATGCTGGAGGAGATCGCCCAGGTCGTGTTCCCCGAGTCGTTCTCCGACGCGGACGCGCTGCTGGTCGGCACCGGACGCCGGGCACCGACGGCCGGGGAGCGGGCCGCACTCGGGGAGCCGGCCGCCAGGCTGCCGTTCGTCCTGGGCTGA
- a CDS encoding histidine phosphatase family protein has translation MPRTAARYLYLTRHGEASPDESELTDAGRRQAVLLGERLRGAPLTAIHHGPLARAEQTARLVGAQLDHVPCRRSAAAGDHIPYVPARAELPPEAADAWLGFLDRFTAEERERGPELAAAALATFTGPVVGDAPRHELLVTHNFLVGWLVRAALDAPKWRWLGINHANAALTVIRYAPDRPPAVLLFNDTGHLPADLRWTGLPPELHV, from the coding sequence ATGCCCCGTACGGCCGCCCGCTACCTCTACCTCACCCGTCACGGTGAGGCGTCGCCCGACGAGAGCGAGCTGACGGACGCGGGCCGCCGCCAGGCCGTGCTCCTGGGGGAACGGCTTCGCGGGGCGCCGCTGACGGCGATCCACCACGGCCCCCTCGCCCGTGCCGAGCAGACCGCCCGGCTGGTCGGTGCACAGCTCGACCACGTCCCCTGCCGTCGTTCCGCGGCGGCCGGCGACCACATTCCCTACGTGCCGGCACGTGCGGAGCTTCCGCCGGAGGCGGCCGACGCCTGGCTGGGGTTCCTGGACCGGTTCACGGCGGAGGAACGCGAGCGGGGCCCCGAGCTCGCGGCGGCGGCGCTCGCGACGTTCACCGGGCCCGTCGTCGGCGACGCACCACGGCACGAACTCCTCGTCACCCACAATTTCCTCGTCGGCTGGCTCGTCCGGGCCGCCCTGGACGCGCCGAAGTGGCGATGGCTGGGGATCAACCACGCCAACGCGGCCCTGACCGTCATCCGCTACGCGCCCGACCGCCCACCGGCGGTCCTCCTCTTCAACGACACCGGTCACCTCCCCGCCGACCTCCGCTGGACCGGTCTTCCTCCGGAACTGCACGTCTGA
- a CDS encoding MSMEG_1061 family FMN-dependent PPOX-type flavoprotein: MTVTSRPTGRIFEALNSTAVQDVAELRELYEDPGDLARRKVVDRLHDVARAFIGRSSLVFIASSGADGTCDVTPRGGPAGFVSVLDEFTLAIPDATGNKRLDTSHNIVETGRAGLIFIIPGRESTLRMNGRACVSTDPRLLEQLTAVGKPPVSAIVVEVEEVYQHCPKAFLRSGAWKPEKWVAGDDVPSSAAITLSHLNLPGLTIEQIQAHERESLLHRYE, encoded by the coding sequence GTGACCGTCACTTCACGGCCGACCGGCCGCATATTCGAGGCGCTGAACTCCACCGCCGTCCAGGACGTCGCCGAGCTGCGCGAACTCTACGAGGACCCCGGGGACCTCGCCCGGCGCAAGGTGGTGGACCGCCTCCACGACGTGGCCCGCGCCTTCATCGGACGCTCTTCACTCGTCTTCATCGCCAGCTCCGGCGCGGACGGCACCTGCGATGTGACGCCCAGGGGCGGCCCGGCCGGATTCGTGTCCGTACTGGACGAGTTCACCCTCGCCATCCCCGACGCCACCGGTAACAAGCGGCTGGACACCTCGCACAACATCGTGGAGACGGGCCGGGCCGGCCTGATCTTCATCATCCCGGGCCGGGAGTCCACGCTGCGCATGAACGGCAGGGCGTGCGTCTCGACCGACCCGCGGCTGCTGGAGCAGCTGACCGCGGTGGGTAAGCCGCCGGTCAGCGCGATCGTGGTGGAGGTCGAGGAGGTGTACCAGCACTGTCCGAAAGCCTTCCTGCGGAGCGGCGCCTGGAAGCCGGAGAAGTGGGTCGCCGGGGACGACGTCCCGAGTTCCGCCGCGATCACCCTCTCCCACCTGAACCTGCCGGGGCTGACGATCGAGCAGATCCAGGCGCACGAGCGCGAGTCGCTGCTGCACCGGTACGAGTGA
- a CDS encoding sulfurtransferase, producing MTARQPLGAPPGPLVTVDWLAARLGAPGLVVLDASVGAHRGTPRRVPGARRFDLDGALSDPSSPLPHTMPGPDRFTGELRRLGVDDAGTVVVYDAAGIYSSARAWWMLRAMGFDRAAVLDGGLPAWSVAGLPLEHGEPEPPERPGDFTARPRPGLFVGQEAVVAALADPGAVVLDARARERFSGAVDEPRPGLRGGHMPGAVSLPFEEVRRDGRMLPVPELRALFATLTGGRDRLVFSCGSGVTACVPALGAHLAGYRELSVYDGSWSEWGLPGGPPVATGTGEGGGGA from the coding sequence GTGACCGCGCGGCAGCCGCTCGGCGCGCCGCCGGGGCCGCTGGTGACGGTGGACTGGCTGGCGGCCCGGCTCGGTGCGCCGGGGCTGGTGGTGCTGGACGCGTCGGTGGGAGCCCACCGCGGGACGCCCCGGCGGGTTCCGGGCGCGCGGCGTTTCGACCTCGACGGCGCGTTGTCCGACCCGTCCTCCCCGCTCCCGCACACCATGCCCGGTCCGGACCGGTTCACCGGTGAACTGCGCCGGCTCGGCGTGGACGACGCCGGAACGGTGGTGGTGTACGACGCCGCGGGGATCTACTCCAGCGCGCGGGCCTGGTGGATGCTGCGCGCCATGGGGTTCGACCGGGCCGCGGTGCTCGACGGCGGTCTGCCGGCCTGGTCGGTGGCGGGGCTACCGCTGGAACACGGGGAGCCGGAACCGCCCGAGCGGCCGGGGGACTTCACGGCGCGGCCCCGGCCGGGGCTGTTCGTCGGGCAGGAGGCGGTGGTGGCCGCGCTGGCCGATCCGGGCGCGGTGGTGCTCGACGCGCGTGCGCGGGAACGGTTCTCCGGGGCGGTGGACGAGCCCCGCCCGGGGCTGCGCGGCGGCCACATGCCCGGTGCGGTCAGCCTGCCGTTCGAAGAGGTGCGGCGGGACGGCCGGATGCTCCCGGTGCCGGAACTGCGCGCCCTCTTCGCCACGCTCACCGGGGGCCGGGACCGACTGGTGTTCAGCTGCGGCTCGGGCGTCACCGCCTGCGTGCCGGCGCTCGGCGCCCACCTGGCGGGGTACCGCGAACTGTCCGTGTACGACGGGTCGTGGAGCGAGTGGGGCCTGCCCGGCGGGCCGCCGGTCGCCACCGGGACCGGGGAGGGCGGCGGCGGGGCGTGA